The Streptomyces sp. NBC_01689 genome includes a window with the following:
- a CDS encoding beta-1,3-glucanase family protein: MQPSASALTVRSPSTVLRSRTALGLVVALLVACVAALTPTSAHAADQLLSQGRPATASSTENASFPASAAVDGDPGTRWSSAFADPQWVQVDLGSVQQITRVTLNWEAAYAKAFQIQTSTDANNWTSVYSTTTATGGTQNLAVTGSGRYVRVSGTTRATPYGYSLWEFQVYGPGSTTPPDSFWGSTSDIPQANNAVEVKILNRTNGKYPDSQVYWSFNGQVHSIAEQPHLDMPANSAGRMYFYLGSPNGPYFDFIEFTVGNNVFNGNTTRVDAFGLKLAMRLHAKDGYDVEVGENRQTFAEDRATTIQRFTDAVPDQFKVLARTQAPYRIIAPGSDPSFRAGGANANYFTSYAQSVGVNAATSDIFGCAASLAADPDMCAALNRHVATLPASQQSDPAQYYKAAPANYYAKFWHDNAINHLAYGFPYDDVAGQSSFVSHGNPQWLLVAVGW; encoded by the coding sequence ATGCAGCCTTCCGCCAGCGCACTCACCGTCAGATCTCCGAGCACCGTCTTACGTTCCCGCACGGCTCTCGGCCTGGTCGTGGCGCTGCTCGTCGCCTGTGTCGCCGCCCTGACACCGACGTCCGCGCACGCCGCCGACCAACTCCTGTCCCAGGGACGCCCCGCCACGGCCTCGTCGACGGAGAACGCCTCCTTCCCGGCGTCGGCCGCGGTCGACGGCGACCCCGGTACACGCTGGTCCTCGGCCTTCGCGGACCCGCAGTGGGTCCAGGTGGACCTCGGCTCCGTGCAGCAGATCACCCGCGTCACCCTGAACTGGGAGGCCGCCTACGCCAAGGCCTTCCAGATCCAGACCTCCACGGACGCGAACAACTGGACCAGCGTCTACTCCACCACCACGGCCACCGGCGGCACCCAGAATCTCGCCGTCACGGGAAGCGGCCGTTACGTGCGCGTCTCCGGGACCACGCGAGCCACCCCGTACGGCTATTCGCTGTGGGAGTTCCAGGTCTACGGGCCCGGCAGCACGACTCCTCCGGACAGTTTCTGGGGCAGCACGAGCGACATACCGCAGGCGAACAACGCCGTCGAGGTGAAGATCCTCAACCGCACCAACGGAAAGTACCCGGACAGCCAGGTGTACTGGAGCTTCAACGGCCAGGTCCACTCCATCGCCGAACAGCCCCACCTCGACATGCCGGCGAACTCGGCGGGCCGCATGTACTTCTACCTCGGATCGCCGAACGGCCCCTACTTCGACTTCATCGAGTTCACGGTCGGCAACAACGTCTTCAACGGCAACACCACCCGGGTCGACGCCTTCGGCCTGAAGCTGGCGATGCGGCTGCACGCCAAGGACGGCTACGACGTCGAGGTCGGCGAGAACCGGCAGACCTTCGCCGAGGACCGGGCCACGACCATCCAGCGCTTCACCGACGCGGTGCCCGACCAGTTCAAGGTGCTGGCGCGGACCCAGGCCCCGTACCGGATCATCGCGCCGGGCAGCGACCCGAGCTTCCGCGCCGGCGGGGCGAACGCCAACTACTTCACCTCGTACGCGCAGTCGGTCGGCGTCAACGCGGCCACCTCCGACATCTTCGGCTGCGCCGCCTCCCTCGCCGCCGATCCCGACATGTGCGCCGCCCTCAACCGGCATGTGGCCACGCTGCCGGCCTCCCAGCAGTCCGATCCCGCTCAGTACTACAAGGCGGCGCCCGCGAACTACTACGCCAAGTTCTGGCACGACAACGCCATCAACCACCTCGCCTACGGCTTCCCCTACGACGACGTGGCGGGCCAGTCCTCCTTCGTCTCCCACGGCAACCCGCAGTGGCTCCTGGTCGCCGTGGGCTGGTAG
- a CDS encoding LacI family DNA-binding transcriptional regulator → MANRPTIADVARRAGVSRSSVSFVLNGRPGLSAETTARIRAAIDELGWRPSRPAQALSRGKAGALGLVVTREPGLLGADPFFPAFIAGIESVLSERGDGLVLHVTDVGRERAVYERLAADRRVDGVFVTDLRVDDPRPALVRAVGLPAVVLGRPEWAEGLCAVELDDLPAFESAVGHLAELGHSRIAHVEGPAEFRHAQRRRRAWQDAMAAHGFATDLVRPGGFTAQGGAAATRELLALPEPPTAIVFANDLAATAGLAVAQELGVSVPGDLSVIGYDDTPLARFTHPPLSSARANAEGWGIAAARALDQVVRDGSAPDVALPPAEFLPRGSVGPVPTA, encoded by the coding sequence ATGGCGAACCGCCCCACCATCGCCGACGTCGCTCGGCGGGCCGGTGTCTCCCGCAGCTCTGTGTCGTTCGTCCTCAACGGCCGGCCCGGACTCTCGGCGGAGACCACCGCCAGGATCCGCGCCGCCATCGACGAGCTCGGCTGGCGGCCCAGCCGCCCGGCCCAGGCGCTCTCCCGCGGCAAGGCGGGTGCGCTGGGCCTGGTCGTGACCCGGGAACCGGGCCTGCTCGGAGCCGACCCCTTCTTCCCTGCCTTCATCGCCGGGATCGAGTCCGTGCTGTCCGAGCGGGGCGACGGGCTCGTCCTGCACGTCACCGATGTGGGCCGGGAGCGGGCCGTGTACGAGCGGCTCGCCGCCGACCGCCGGGTCGACGGCGTCTTCGTCACCGACCTGCGGGTGGACGACCCCCGCCCCGCCCTGGTGCGGGCCGTCGGACTCCCCGCCGTGGTGCTCGGACGGCCGGAATGGGCCGAGGGGCTGTGCGCGGTCGAACTGGACGACCTTCCGGCGTTCGAGTCGGCCGTCGGGCACCTCGCCGAGCTGGGACACAGCCGGATCGCCCACGTGGAGGGACCGGCGGAGTTCCGCCACGCCCAGCGGCGCCGCCGCGCGTGGCAGGACGCGATGGCGGCGCACGGGTTCGCCACCGACCTGGTCCGCCCCGGCGGCTTCACGGCGCAGGGCGGGGCCGCGGCCACGCGTGAACTGCTCGCCCTGCCCGAGCCTCCGACGGCGATCGTCTTCGCCAACGACCTGGCGGCCACCGCCGGACTCGCCGTCGCCCAGGAGTTGGGGGTGTCCGTGCCCGGTGACCTGTCGGTGATCGGCTACGACGACACACCTCTGGCCCGGTTCACGCACCCGCCGCTGTCGTCCGCCCGCGCGAACGCCGAGGGCTGGGGCATCGCGGCGGCCAGGGCACTCGATCAGGTCGTCAGGGACGGCAGCGCGCCCGATGTGGCGCTGCCGCCCGCCGAGTTCCTGCCCCGGGGATCTGTGGGCCCGGTCCCGACCGCGTAG
- a CDS encoding extracellular solute-binding protein, with the protein MFRRTASALLALAMAGALAACARSGPDAAVAAKAHGPIRVWLSNNAQEAAWGEQMVADWNKLHPGQRVTAQNIPAGKTSEEAISASVIAGNTACLVFNTSPASVPQFQKQAGLVNLDDFPGAERYIEDRSGSLADQYRSEDGSFRQLPWKSNPVMILYNKKLFKKAGLDPDHPKLATYDQFLDTSRTLVHSGAAKAAIWPAPSSEFFQSWFDFYPAFIAESGGKALVEKGTPQFDSPAGRKAADFWRSLYAQKLAPQEAYPGDAFGDGKAAMATVGPWAIAAYKDSVDWGVVPVPTSDGRPASAVHTFSDLKSVAMFSACKNRATAWDVMKFATSRSQDGKFLAATGQMPLRPDLTGTYPDWFAKNPGYKMFADQTRRVVDVPNVAGSIDMWQAFRDAWTKSVVFGRQPVDSALRDAAGKISDILAEY; encoded by the coding sequence ATGTTCAGGAGAACGGCGTCGGCGCTGCTCGCGCTGGCGATGGCGGGGGCACTCGCGGCCTGCGCCCGGTCCGGTCCCGACGCCGCGGTCGCGGCCAAGGCCCACGGACCGATCAGGGTCTGGCTGTCCAACAACGCCCAGGAAGCGGCGTGGGGCGAACAGATGGTCGCGGACTGGAACAAGCTGCACCCGGGCCAGCGCGTCACCGCGCAGAACATTCCCGCGGGCAAGACCTCCGAGGAGGCCATCAGCGCCTCGGTGATCGCGGGCAACACGGCCTGTCTGGTGTTCAACACCTCGCCCGCGTCCGTCCCGCAGTTCCAGAAGCAGGCGGGGCTGGTGAATCTGGACGACTTCCCCGGCGCCGAGCGCTACATCGAGGACCGCAGCGGCTCACTGGCCGACCAGTACCGCTCCGAGGACGGCTCGTTCCGGCAACTGCCGTGGAAGAGCAACCCGGTGATGATCCTCTACAACAAGAAGCTCTTCAAAAAGGCCGGGCTTGACCCGGACCACCCGAAGCTGGCGACCTACGACCAGTTCCTGGACACCTCCCGCACCCTGGTGCACAGCGGCGCGGCCAAGGCGGCCATCTGGCCCGCGCCGAGCAGCGAGTTCTTCCAGTCGTGGTTCGACTTCTACCCCGCCTTCATCGCCGAGAGCGGCGGCAAGGCGCTCGTCGAGAAGGGCACACCGCAGTTCGACTCGCCGGCGGGCCGCAAGGCCGCCGACTTCTGGCGCAGCCTGTACGCGCAGAAACTTGCGCCGCAGGAGGCCTACCCGGGTGACGCGTTCGGCGACGGGAAGGCGGCGATGGCCACCGTCGGACCGTGGGCGATCGCCGCGTACAAGGACAGCGTCGACTGGGGCGTCGTCCCCGTACCCACCTCCGACGGCCGACCCGCCTCCGCGGTGCACACCTTCAGCGACCTGAAGTCCGTCGCGATGTTCAGCGCCTGCAAGAACCGCGCGACCGCCTGGGACGTGATGAAGTTCGCCACCTCGCGGTCCCAGGACGGCAAGTTCCTCGCCGCGACCGGGCAGATGCCGCTGCGCCCCGACCTGACCGGCACGTACCCGGACTGGTTCGCGAAGAACCCCGGCTACAAGATGTTCGCCGACCAGACGCGTCGCGTCGTGGACGTGCCCAACGTCGCCGGTTCCATCGACATGTGGCAGGCGTTCCGCGACGCGTGGACGAAGTCCGTCGTCTTCGGCCGCCAGCCGGTCGACTCCGCCCTGCGGGACGCCGCGGGGAAGATCTCCGACATCCTCGCCGAGTACTGA
- a CDS encoding carbohydrate ABC transporter permease gives MTISQTNGPGRRGTSRIGALFAAPYVLFVLAVFAVPLGYTVWISFHRFYFTAPGAGVDSPWVGLSNYRDVFTDPVVGRAFLNILIFLVINVPLTVGLSLVLAAALNAKLPFRSFFRAAYYVPYVTASVALVAVWAFLFGSDGLVNHALGGLAPDPSWLVNTHLAMPMIAFFVTWKQLGFFVMLYLAALQNVSGELYEAAAVDGAGSVRRFFSITVPGVRPATTLVLIYAIITGANLFSEPYLLTGGGGPDHASVSPVLVMYQKGIEQGHPDFAAALGIVLMVFVLAISLLARKISERGE, from the coding sequence ATGACAATCTCGCAGACCAACGGGCCCGGCCGGCGCGGCACTTCGCGGATCGGCGCCCTGTTCGCCGCACCGTACGTCCTGTTCGTCCTGGCCGTGTTCGCCGTACCGCTGGGCTACACGGTGTGGATCTCCTTCCACCGCTTCTACTTCACCGCGCCGGGCGCGGGGGTGGACTCGCCCTGGGTCGGCCTGAGCAACTACCGGGACGTGTTCACCGATCCCGTCGTGGGCCGCGCCTTCCTCAACATCCTGATCTTCCTCGTCATCAACGTCCCGCTGACCGTGGGCCTTTCGCTGGTGCTGGCCGCCGCGCTCAACGCCAAGCTGCCCTTCCGTTCCTTCTTCCGGGCCGCCTACTACGTGCCCTACGTCACCGCCAGCGTCGCGCTCGTCGCCGTGTGGGCGTTCCTCTTCGGTTCCGACGGACTGGTCAACCACGCACTCGGCGGACTGGCCCCCGATCCCTCTTGGCTCGTCAACACGCACCTGGCGATGCCGATGATCGCCTTCTTCGTCACCTGGAAACAGCTCGGCTTCTTCGTGATGCTCTACCTGGCCGCGCTCCAGAACGTCAGCGGGGAACTGTACGAGGCGGCCGCCGTGGACGGCGCGGGAAGCGTGCGCCGGTTCTTCTCGATCACCGTTCCGGGGGTGCGCCCCGCCACCACGCTGGTCCTGATCTACGCGATCATCACGGGCGCCAACCTGTTCAGCGAGCCCTATCTGCTCACCGGAGGCGGCGGCCCCGACCACGCCTCGGTCTCGCCCGTACTCGTCATGTACCAGAAGGGCATCGAGCAGGGACACCCCGACTTCGCGGCCGCCCTCGGCATCGTCCTCATGGTGTTCGTGCTCGCCATCTCCCTGTTGGCCCGAAAGATCTCCGAGAGGGGCGAGTGA
- a CDS encoding carbohydrate ABC transporter permease — MSTPTDHTRTTPAPSAAARESRSPATRGARTGRILQLTALSLGAVAFLFPFYYMVVGSLKKTTTGDVSGALPGGFTTANYRAINSAISLGRSLLNSGIVTGGVLLCTLVFGVLAGYALARLSFRGRGTVFATLLLVQTIPFQLLMLPLYALVVRNYGLGDSYLGMMLPFAINSTAVFLFRQFFLQLPASLFEAARIDGASELRILWTIALPMARPALLTGVLLTFIGPWNEFLWPFLVTKNTDMQPLAVSLAGFLSNLQGTVANPTGALLAGACVLALPAVALFLVFQRHFTHTNIDSGVKG; from the coding sequence ATGAGCACCCCCACCGACCACACCCGGACCACGCCCGCCCCGTCAGCGGCCGCCCGGGAGTCACGGAGCCCCGCGACCCGTGGAGCCCGCACCGGCCGGATACTGCAGCTGACCGCGCTGTCGCTCGGAGCGGTCGCCTTCCTCTTCCCCTTCTACTACATGGTCGTCGGCTCGTTGAAGAAGACGACCACCGGCGACGTCTCGGGCGCCCTGCCCGGCGGCTTCACCACCGCCAACTACCGGGCCATCAACAGCGCCATCTCCCTGGGCCGTTCACTGCTGAACTCCGGCATCGTCACCGGCGGGGTCCTGCTGTGCACGCTGGTCTTCGGCGTCCTCGCCGGATACGCCCTCGCCCGGCTGTCCTTCCGCGGCCGCGGAACCGTGTTCGCCACCCTGCTGCTCGTCCAGACCATCCCGTTCCAGCTGCTCATGCTGCCGCTGTACGCGCTGGTCGTGCGCAACTACGGCCTGGGCGACAGCTACCTGGGCATGATGCTGCCCTTCGCGATCAACTCGACGGCGGTCTTCCTCTTCCGGCAGTTCTTCCTGCAGCTGCCGGCCTCGCTCTTCGAGGCGGCCCGCATCGACGGCGCGAGCGAACTGCGCATCCTGTGGACGATCGCCCTGCCCATGGCCCGCCCCGCGCTGCTCACCGGTGTCCTGCTCACGTTCATCGGCCCCTGGAACGAGTTCCTCTGGCCCTTCCTCGTCACCAAGAACACCGACATGCAGCCGCTGGCCGTCTCCCTCGCCGGATTCCTGTCCAACCTGCAGGGCACCGTCGCCAATCCGACCGGCGCCCTGCTGGCGGGCGCGTGCGTCCTGGCTCTTCCCGCCGTGGCGCTGTTCCTCGTGTTCCAGCGTCACTTCACCCACACCAACATCGACTCCGGAGTAAAGGGCTGA
- a CDS encoding glycoside hydrolase family 130 protein produces the protein MNHPAPQNPIPYRLVRKGMVMSPLAGQPYETEGVLNPASGRTPDGTLHLLPRLVAEGNVSRVGLAKVLFDDEGVPCGVERRGVVLAPDEGWERGKNNAGVEDPRVTWIPSLGRHVMSYVAYGPLGPKPALAVSTDLTEWTRLGPVQFAYQPDLDTDLNLFPNKDVVHFPEPVPGPDGEPSYAMLHRPMWDLGWFRPGEGVHLPAGLTDERPGIWISYVPVAEVERDISALTRPRHHRLVALSAHPWEDLKIGGGPAPIRVDEGWLLIHHGVSGTIDDPWVQNQNVSYAAGAMILDPADPSRVLTRSTVPLMAPETEEERSGTVPNVVFPTAIEEVDGKLFVFYGMADAHIGVALLERTA, from the coding sequence ATGAACCACCCCGCGCCGCAGAACCCCATCCCGTACCGCCTCGTCCGCAAGGGCATGGTGATGTCCCCCCTGGCCGGTCAGCCGTACGAGACGGAAGGCGTTCTCAACCCCGCCTCCGGCCGTACCCCCGACGGCACCCTGCACCTGCTGCCCCGACTGGTCGCCGAGGGCAACGTCTCCCGCGTCGGCCTGGCGAAGGTCCTCTTCGACGACGAGGGCGTCCCCTGCGGCGTCGAGCGCCGCGGCGTCGTCCTCGCCCCCGACGAGGGCTGGGAGCGCGGCAAGAACAACGCCGGTGTCGAGGACCCGCGCGTCACCTGGATCCCGAGCCTCGGCCGCCATGTGATGTCGTACGTCGCCTACGGACCGCTCGGTCCGAAGCCGGCCCTCGCCGTCTCCACCGACCTCACCGAGTGGACCCGCCTGGGCCCCGTCCAGTTCGCCTACCAGCCCGACCTGGACACGGACCTCAACCTCTTCCCCAACAAGGACGTCGTCCACTTCCCCGAGCCGGTCCCCGGTCCCGACGGCGAACCGTCGTACGCCATGCTGCACCGGCCCATGTGGGACCTGGGCTGGTTCCGTCCCGGCGAGGGCGTCCACCTGCCGGCCGGTCTCACGGACGAACGGCCCGGCATCTGGATCTCCTACGTACCCGTGGCCGAGGTGGAGCGGGACATCAGCGCGCTGACCCGTCCGCGCCACCACCGGCTCGTCGCGCTCTCCGCCCACCCGTGGGAGGACCTGAAGATCGGCGGCGGCCCCGCCCCGATCCGCGTCGACGAGGGCTGGCTCCTCATCCACCACGGCGTCTCCGGCACCATCGACGACCCCTGGGTGCAGAACCAGAACGTCTCCTACGCGGCCGGCGCCATGATCCTCGACCCGGCCGACCCCTCGCGGGTGCTGACCCGTTCGACCGTGCCCCTGATGGCCCCCGAGACCGAGGAGGAGCGCTCGGGCACGGTGCCGAACGTCGTCTTCCCCACCGCCATCGAAGAGGTCGACGGCAAGCTGTTCGTCTTCTACGGCATGGCCGACGCGCACATCGGTGTGGCCCTGCTGGAACGTACGGCGTGA
- a CDS encoding Gfo/Idh/MocA family protein, whose translation MTTELGLGLVGCGAFGAYVLDAVAGLPGLRVTAVADADPARAAALAGRHQVTACPDPDTLLRHPGVDIVAVATPPATHAALSIAALRAGRHVFCEKPLATTARDAERVGEEASRAPGTLVVDHVLRYNPLLRAVRRLVSEGLLDGPRRFLFENDAADEDLDADHWFWDPDHSGGIFVEHGVHFFDAARALLGSEPQEVRASAVGRPGGPVDMVVADVVHPGGALASHLHSFTHAHRCERQLMRLDHGFAESRITGWIPTHGVITAWTDEAGARAWERLPLRTSELLHVPGFRPHPDDRVSVSVHRDAGGAAPARGRGVTRSVPHRVDAVVDLGGEERKPYVYTESVRAAMADLVRCAATGGTPVADVRAGVSAVAVAEAATRAAASGHVQQVVTVGEGSRTA comes from the coding sequence GTGACCACGGAACTGGGGCTCGGGCTGGTCGGCTGCGGCGCGTTCGGGGCGTACGTCCTGGACGCCGTGGCCGGCCTGCCGGGGCTGCGAGTCACGGCCGTGGCCGACGCCGACCCGGCACGCGCGGCCGCCCTCGCCGGCAGGCACCAGGTCACGGCCTGCCCGGACCCGGACACCCTGCTGCGCCACCCGGGCGTCGACATCGTGGCGGTCGCGACCCCGCCCGCCACCCACGCCGCGTTGTCGATCGCCGCCCTGCGCGCGGGCCGGCACGTCTTCTGCGAGAAGCCCCTGGCGACCACCGCGCGGGACGCCGAACGGGTGGGGGAGGAGGCGTCGCGCGCGCCCGGCACACTCGTGGTGGACCACGTCCTGCGCTACAACCCGCTGCTGCGCGCCGTCCGACGGCTCGTCTCCGAAGGCTTGCTGGACGGTCCACGACGCTTCCTGTTCGAGAACGACGCGGCCGACGAGGACCTCGACGCCGACCACTGGTTCTGGGACCCGGACCACAGCGGCGGCATCTTCGTCGAGCACGGCGTCCACTTCTTCGACGCGGCCCGCGCCCTGCTCGGGAGCGAGCCGCAGGAGGTGCGGGCGAGCGCCGTGGGACGGCCCGGCGGCCCGGTCGACATGGTCGTCGCGGACGTCGTGCACCCGGGCGGCGCCCTGGCCAGCCATCTGCACTCCTTCACCCACGCCCATCGCTGCGAGCGCCAACTGATGCGTCTGGACCACGGCTTCGCCGAGTCCCGCATCACCGGCTGGATTCCGACCCACGGCGTCATCACGGCCTGGACGGACGAAGCCGGTGCCCGCGCCTGGGAGCGGCTTCCCCTCAGAACATCCGAGCTGCTGCACGTTCCGGGCTTCCGGCCGCACCCGGACGACCGGGTGTCCGTCTCGGTCCACCGGGACGCCGGGGGAGCGGCGCCCGCCCGGGGCAGGGGAGTCACCCGCAGCGTGCCGCACCGCGTGGACGCGGTCGTCGACCTCGGCGGCGAGGAACGCAAGCCGTACGTCTACACCGAAAGCGTGCGCGCGGCCATGGCGGACCTGGTGCGGTGTGCCGCGACCGGCGGTACCCCGGTCGCCGACGTGCGGGCGGGAGTGAGCGCCGTGGCGGTCGCCGAGGCCGCCACGAGAGCGGCGGCGAGCGGACACGTACAGCAGGTCGTCACGGTGGGAGAAGGGAGTCGAACGGCATGA
- a CDS encoding glycoside hydrolase family 13 protein — translation MIWWRDAVCYEMYPRSFADSDGDGTGDLPGITRHLDHVRDLGADAIWITPFYPSPLADGGYDIADHTAVADDLGTLADFGALTVRAHAMGLKVIVDVVPNHSSDTHPWFREALAAGPGSAARARYLFRTGQGPDGALPPNDWESAFGGPAWTRVPDGEWYLHLHAPEQPDFDWRDPDVRAEFARVLRFWLDQGVDGFRIDVAHALFKADGLPDAGPGQHRDPARNHLMPYYDQEELHPLYREWRTLLDTHPAPPGAVAPGERVLVAESAVFEPTRLARYVRADEMQQAFNFAFLEAPWQATTLRRVIDESLAATAAVDAPVTWVMSSHDAPRPATRLGGELRARSAALLMLALPGAVYLYQGEELGLPQADLPDDRIRDPLWHRSGGTDRGRDGARVPIPWRGDRPPYGFTTAAPEACWLPQPEGWGRYSVAAQREDPDSVLSLYRRALRLRREHPVAAHGGLRWHSPADASYLAFSRGELTCVVNLGPEALDLARTGSAGRPVLASAALLDGGELPADACVWLSTAVGGEEGGPARP, via the coding sequence ATGATCTGGTGGCGCGACGCCGTCTGCTACGAGATGTACCCCCGGTCGTTCGCCGACAGCGACGGCGACGGGACCGGGGACCTGCCGGGCATCACCCGGCATCTCGACCACGTCAGGGACCTCGGTGCGGACGCGATCTGGATCACGCCGTTCTATCCGTCTCCGCTGGCCGACGGCGGCTACGACATCGCCGACCACACCGCCGTCGCCGACGACCTGGGCACGCTCGCCGACTTCGGGGCGCTCACCGTCCGCGCCCACGCCATGGGCCTCAAGGTCATCGTCGACGTGGTGCCCAACCACAGTTCGGACACCCACCCCTGGTTCCGTGAGGCCCTGGCGGCCGGTCCGGGCTCGGCGGCGCGCGCCCGGTACCTCTTCCGAACCGGGCAGGGCCCGGACGGCGCCCTGCCGCCCAACGACTGGGAGTCGGCCTTCGGCGGACCGGCCTGGACCCGGGTGCCCGACGGGGAGTGGTACCTCCACCTCCACGCCCCGGAGCAGCCCGACTTCGACTGGCGCGACCCCGACGTGCGAGCCGAGTTCGCCAGGGTGCTGCGCTTCTGGCTCGACCAGGGCGTGGACGGCTTCCGGATCGACGTGGCCCACGCCCTGTTCAAGGCGGACGGCCTGCCCGACGCCGGGCCCGGACAGCACCGGGATCCCGCGCGCAACCACCTGATGCCGTACTACGACCAGGAGGAGCTGCATCCCCTCTACCGGGAGTGGCGTACGCTGCTGGACACCCATCCGGCCCCGCCCGGCGCGGTGGCCCCCGGCGAGCGTGTCCTCGTCGCCGAGTCCGCGGTCTTCGAACCCACCCGGCTGGCCCGGTACGTTCGTGCGGACGAGATGCAACAGGCCTTCAACTTCGCCTTTCTCGAAGCCCCTTGGCAGGCCACGACACTGCGCCGCGTGATCGACGAGTCGCTGGCCGCCACCGCGGCCGTCGACGCCCCCGTGACCTGGGTGATGTCCAGTCACGACGCTCCCCGCCCCGCGACCCGCCTGGGCGGCGAACTGCGCGCCCGGTCGGCCGCTCTGCTGATGCTCGCCCTCCCCGGCGCCGTCTATCTCTACCAGGGGGAGGAACTGGGTCTGCCGCAGGCCGACCTGCCCGACGACCGTATCCGGGACCCGCTGTGGCATCGCTCGGGCGGTACGGACCGCGGACGCGACGGCGCCCGCGTGCCGATCCCCTGGCGCGGGGACCGGCCGCCGTACGGGTTCACCACGGCCGCGCCCGAGGCCTGCTGGCTTCCCCAGCCCGAGGGCTGGGGCCGGTACTCCGTCGCCGCCCAGCGCGAGGACCCGGACTCCGTCCTGTCCCTCTACCGGCGAGCACTGCGGCTGCGACGGGAACACCCGGTCGCCGCGCACGGCGGCCTGCGCTGGCACTCACCGGCCGACGCGTCCTATCTGGCCTTCTCCCGAGGGGAGTTGACCTGTGTGGTGAATCTCGGCCCGGAGGCGCTGGATCTGGCGCGGACGGGGTCGGCGGGCCGGCCGGTGCTGGCGAGCGCCGCGCTGCTGGACGGCGGTGAGCTGCCGGCGGACGCCTGTGTGTGGCTCTCCACCGCAGTAGGTGGCGAGGAAGGCGGTCCGGCTCGACCGTGA
- a CDS encoding chitinase, which yields MLFSPAAHFFSLGRVTVGRSLVTAVLTVVLSALFLSAPPAHAASGQISGLAGKCADVAGANSANGTAVQLYDCNGTAAQSWSNPGDGTLRALGKCLDIVDRGTADGAAVQLWDCAGSANQQWVVTAAHDIVNPAANKCLDVRGNSSANGGRLQIWTCTGAANQKWNAPASGGGGTNPSGFVVSEGQFNQMFPGRNGFYTYSGLVQALSAYPGFANSGSDTVKKQEAAAFLANVNHETGGLVYVVEQNTANYPHYCDAGQPYGCPAGQAAYYGRGPIQLSWNFNYKAAGDALGIDLLGNPWRVEQDSAVAWKTGLWYWNTQSGPGSMTPHNAMVNQAGFGQTIRSINGSLECDGRNPAQVQSRVSAYQQFTAILGVAPGNNLYC from the coding sequence ATGCTCTTCAGCCCTGCCGCTCACTTCTTCTCCCTCGGACGGGTCACGGTCGGACGTTCCCTGGTGACAGCCGTGCTCACCGTGGTCCTCTCCGCGCTGTTCCTCTCCGCGCCGCCCGCGCACGCGGCCAGCGGTCAGATCTCCGGACTGGCCGGAAAGTGCGCCGACGTGGCCGGCGCGAACAGCGCCAACGGCACCGCGGTACAGCTCTACGACTGCAACGGGACCGCCGCGCAGAGCTGGTCGAACCCGGGCGACGGCACCCTGCGGGCGCTCGGGAAGTGCCTCGACATCGTGGACCGCGGCACCGCCGACGGCGCGGCGGTCCAGCTGTGGGACTGCGCGGGCAGTGCCAATCAGCAGTGGGTGGTCACCGCCGCCCACGACATCGTCAATCCCGCGGCCAACAAGTGTCTGGACGTCCGCGGCAACAGCTCGGCCAACGGCGGCCGGCTGCAGATATGGACCTGCACGGGCGCGGCCAATCAGAAGTGGAACGCCCCCGCGAGCGGCGGTGGCGGCACCAATCCCTCCGGATTCGTCGTCAGCGAGGGGCAGTTCAATCAAATGTTCCCGGGCCGGAACGGCTTCTACACCTACAGCGGGCTCGTCCAGGCGCTGAGCGCCTACCCGGGGTTCGCGAACAGCGGGAGCGACACGGTCAAGAAGCAGGAGGCCGCGGCCTTCCTCGCCAACGTGAACCACGAGACCGGCGGGCTGGTCTACGTGGTGGAGCAGAACACGGCCAACTATCCGCACTACTGCGACGCGGGTCAGCCCTACGGCTGCCCGGCCGGCCAGGCCGCGTACTACGGGCGGGGCCCGATCCAGCTCAGCTGGAACTTCAACTACAAGGCGGCGGGTGACGCGCTCGGCATCGACCTGCTGGGCAACCCGTGGCGGGTCGAACAGGACTCGGCCGTCGCCTGGAAGACGGGCCTTTGGTACTGGAACACGCAGTCGGGACCCGGCTCGATGACCCCGCACAACGCCATGGTGAACCAAGCCGGCTTCGGTCAGACGATCCGGTCCATCAACGGCTCGCTGGAGTGCGACGGCCGCAACCCCGCCCAGGTGCAGAGCCGGGTGAGCGCTTACCAGCAGTTCACCGCGATCCTCGGGGTCGCCCCGGGCAACAACCTCTACTGCTGA